The Acidobacteriota bacterium genome has a segment encoding these proteins:
- a CDS encoding PKD domain-containing protein, whose amino-acid sequence MARAFFAVWLGICTLAVAGDSAPLAPAAESEPPPPLLDCRGSESLSLGDEVLGSTRVHPSRVEHYEVSFDPNETFSGPEAVFYFTNPEVQDIRISLETEGDLSLFLLKDCDERRVVSYGDRQLMLLSLPPGEYYVVVDGRSVEGADFHLRTETGFATTEAGCVQPTPSSLVACPLAPAEQPGVVPLYARIVAPEEGAAGGEIHFTDESIGGAKTWTWNFGDGTVDVFERNPSHVFQEPGAYVISLTVSDGEGNASTQYRLVRIAEGPAPGPLATSAAPWAGPPESLGGIATSGVPFTCPSFAGTQFWFARYTEIPTSADESDEPSGLVLINPDVNTAQYVITGPYTASGTIAPQGYESLAFPADPSGIIVVGEEDTVVNKGFQLDVLNDVPILAYYIVPRSISYNQDSYQLIPVQTLGTEYVAANYEEGNGYLPNAAVILASDDATTVTVAHPTCGTRSFTFNRGDVYAYTCNGDLTGALITSNKPVTVINWRKCTYVGGWCCCDRLIDPALPTNFWDTEYFVSPLPTDSNANAPSLVRVVAKDANTQVFVNGTLAATLAAGEFYETQNAQPLHITASQPVQVYQFAMSQTFTGTGDPFMLMAIPNTFYRNNSAFFSYFVYDNFVNIVAPEAATASVLIDGAPPTATWQTFPDGAPYRWMRQAMDPGLHAVQANAPISTMAYGVGVNPSWISYGHVAGGFSRPIADFSSNSPRCLGQSISFTDASVTVDDPLTAWSWDFGDGAGTSTLQNPSHTYASPGTYFVTLTVSTDCAASLPVTKTVRVDAVPTASFVSSSPQCLGADTCFTDISTNDPAEWFWDFGDGVGTSTEQNPCYTYILAGNYTVTLLAKNACGMSAAYQGTVTVSDTPVADFTAPASFCEDSPVTFTDASTGIPTAWQWDFGDGVGTSTLQNPSYTYAAPGTYTVTLIALNACGTSAPYSQSIDIVPFPVAGFTSDAPQCFGVPVQFTDTSTGAPTSWAWDFGDGNTSTAQNPTHAYASPGAYQVTLVATNVCGASVQFASSVAVSDVPTANFVSAPTACVNNPVSFTDASAGSPT is encoded by the coding sequence ATGGCGCGGGCTTTTTTTGCGGTATGGCTCGGCATTTGCACGCTGGCGGTGGCGGGCGACTCGGCGCCGCTTGCGCCGGCGGCGGAAAGCGAGCCACCACCTCCGCTCCTTGACTGTCGAGGGAGCGAGAGTCTGTCCCTCGGCGACGAGGTGCTCGGCTCGACGCGGGTGCACCCGAGCCGGGTGGAGCACTACGAGGTATCGTTCGACCCGAACGAAACGTTTTCCGGCCCCGAGGCCGTTTTTTACTTTACCAATCCCGAAGTTCAGGACATAAGAATTTCGCTCGAGACTGAAGGCGATTTGTCGCTGTTTCTCCTCAAGGACTGCGACGAGAGGCGCGTCGTCAGTTACGGCGACCGTCAGCTCATGCTGTTGAGCCTTCCGCCGGGCGAGTACTACGTCGTGGTGGACGGCCGCAGCGTCGAGGGGGCGGATTTTCATCTGAGAACGGAGACGGGCTTTGCGACCACGGAGGCCGGTTGCGTTCAGCCGACGCCGAGCTCTCTGGTCGCCTGTCCGCTGGCGCCGGCGGAACAGCCCGGCGTTGTGCCCCTTTATGCCCGCATCGTGGCCCCGGAAGAGGGAGCGGCCGGCGGGGAGATACACTTCACCGACGAATCGATCGGCGGCGCGAAAACGTGGACCTGGAACTTCGGGGACGGGACCGTGGACGTGTTCGAGCGGAATCCAAGCCACGTCTTTCAGGAGCCGGGCGCCTACGTGATCTCCCTTACGGTCTCCGACGGCGAGGGCAACGCCTCGACCCAGTATCGCCTGGTTCGCATCGCGGAAGGCCCCGCGCCCGGGCCGCTCGCGACGAGTGCGGCGCCATGGGCCGGGCCTCCCGAATCCCTGGGAGGGATTGCAACATCCGGAGTCCCCTTTACGTGCCCTTCCTTCGCGGGAACGCAGTTCTGGTTCGCGCGCTATACGGAAATCCCCACGAGTGCAGATGAGTCAGACGAGCCCTCCGGCCTCGTCCTCATCAATCCCGACGTCAACACCGCGCAGTACGTCATCACGGGCCCCTATACGGCAAGCGGCACCATTGCCCCGCAGGGCTACGAGTCGCTTGCGTTTCCGGCGGACCCGTCCGGCATTATTGTGGTGGGCGAGGAAGACACGGTCGTCAACAAGGGGTTCCAGCTTGATGTGCTCAACGACGTTCCCATCTTGGCGTACTACATTGTGCCGCGGAGCATCAGCTACAATCAGGATTCCTATCAGCTCATTCCCGTCCAGACGCTCGGCACGGAGTACGTCGCGGCGAACTACGAGGAAGGAAACGGCTATCTGCCGAACGCCGCCGTCATTTTGGCCAGCGATGATGCCACCACGGTCACGGTCGCGCATCCCACGTGCGGCACGCGCTCGTTCACGTTCAACCGCGGCGACGTGTACGCCTACACGTGCAACGGTGATTTGACGGGCGCTCTTATCACGAGCAACAAGCCGGTCACCGTGATTAACTGGCGCAAGTGCACGTATGTGGGAGGATGGTGCTGCTGCGACCGGCTTATTGACCCTGCCCTTCCCACGAATTTCTGGGACACGGAATACTTCGTGTCGCCCCTTCCAACCGACTCGAACGCCAACGCGCCCTCCCTCGTGCGCGTCGTGGCCAAGGACGCCAACACCCAGGTCTTCGTGAACGGAACGCTGGCCGCCACGCTGGCCGCGGGAGAGTTTTATGAAACGCAGAATGCGCAGCCTCTCCACATCACGGCGAGCCAGCCGGTGCAGGTCTACCAGTTCGCCATGAGCCAAACGTTTACGGGCACGGGCGACCCGTTCATGCTCATGGCCATTCCCAATACGTTCTACCGAAACAATTCCGCCTTCTTCTCCTATTTCGTTTACGACAACTTCGTCAACATCGTCGCGCCGGAGGCGGCGACGGCTTCCGTCCTGATTGACGGGGCGCCCCCGACGGCGACGTGGCAGACGTTTCCCGACGGCGCGCCCTACCGCTGGATGCGCCAGGCGATGGATCCGGGCCTCCACGCCGTTCAAGCAAACGCCCCCATCTCCACGATGGCCTACGGCGTGGGAGTTAATCCCAGCTGGATTTCGTACGGGCACGTGGCCGGCGGCTTCTCCCGCCCCATCGCCGATTTTTCGTCCAACTCTCCGCGCTGCCTAGGGCAGAGCATCTCGTTTACGGACGCCTCCGTCACGGTGGACGACCCCCTCACCGCGTGGAGCTGGGATTTCGGAGACGGCGCTGGCACCTCCACGCTTCAGAACCCCTCGCACACCTACGCCTCGCCCGGCACGTATTTCGTAACGCTTACCGTATCGACGGATTGCGCGGCCAGCCTCCCCGTGACGAAGACCGTCCGCGTGGACGCCGTTCCCACGGCCAGTTTTGTGAGCAGCTCGCCCCAGTGTCTGGGCGCGGACACCTGTTTTACGGACATCTCGACGAACGACCCGGCCGAATGGTTCTGGGACTTCGGCGACGGCGTCGGAACCTCGACTGAACAGAATCCGTGCTACACCTACATCCTCGCGGGCAATTATACCGTCACGCTCCTGGCCAAAAACGCCTGCGGCATGAGCGCGGCGTATCAGGGGACGGTCACGGTGAGCGACACGCCGGTCGCGGATTTCACGGCGCCCGCGTCTTTCTGCGAAGATTCGCCCGTAACGTTCACGGACGCGTCCACGGGCATTCCCACGGCGTGGCAGTGGGATTTCGGCGACGGCGTGGGCACCTCCACGCTCCAGAATCCCTCGTACACCTACGCGGCTCCCGGAACGTACACCGTAACGCTTATCGCCCTTAACGCCTGCGGGACGAGCGCTCCTTATTCGCAGTCCATCGACATCGTCCCCTTCCCCGTGGCGGGCTTCACCTCCGACGCGCCGCAGTGCTTTGGCGTCCCCGTCCAATTCACCGACACCTCCACGGGCGCCCCAACGTCCTGGGCGTGGGATTTCGGCGACGGGAATACTTCCACGGCGCAAAACCCGACGCACGCCTACGCGTCGCCGGGCGCCTACCAGGTGACGCTCGTCGCGACGAACGTGTGCG